TTGACATACGAATTCAACCTCACCGCAGTCGCCTGACATTGATTTTTTGACTTTCTCAAAATTGCTCTCAATGATTTTCATCGTTCTAAAATCATTTTCTATAAAATAGACTTTTGATGCACCACGAGATAAGGCTTCTAAACCCAAGGCTCCAGACCCCGCAAAAACATCGGCTACCACATCACCTTCAAGGCAACCTATTATATTAAATAAAGTCTCTTTCAAACGATCTGTAGTGGGACGTGTAGCAGGATTATCTCCTGCTTCCAATTGAATACCACGAGCCGCGCCACCAATAATACGC
The sequence above is a segment of the Lentisphaera araneosa HTCC2155 genome. Coding sequences within it:
- the rsmD gene encoding 16S rRNA (guanine(966)-N(2))-methyltransferase RsmD, with translation MRIIGGAARGIQLEAGDNPATRPTTDRLKETLFNIIGCLEGDVVADVFAGSGALGLEALSRGASKVYFIENDFRTMKIIESNFEKVKKSMSGDCGEVEFVCQDWRQALAQINSEIDVLISDPPYGEDSELACELLRSDEILKAGHEETFVVLEHMTRSKLESENWKKLKTKHCNPTSFSFYKRDL